One Globicephala melas chromosome 17, mGloMel1.2, whole genome shotgun sequence DNA window includes the following coding sequences:
- the FBXL6 gene encoding F-box/LRR-repeat protein 6 isoform X6 → MAPGVARRARQRVRILPLAGARSRSAEDWWWDRLAPSGSGYHLLQSDSMLLVLPGPGPARRRAQRRAARRAQLLRLHGARAAEAKAKPRTAPAPAPAPQQEPDPGWGDRIPLEILLQIFGLLVAADGPIPFLGRAARVCRRWHEAASQPALWHTLTLSPPLVGRPAKSGTKTEKKLLTSLEWLMPSRFSQLQRLTLIHWKSQVHPVLKLVSESCPRLTFLKLSDCHGVTPDTLIMLAKACPQLHSLDIQHSMVESTAVVSFLEEAGPRMRKLWLTYSSQTTAILGALLGSCCPQLQLLEVSTGLNHNSTPLQLPVEALQKGCPQLQVLRLLNLMWLPKPSGRATPPGPGFPSLEELCLASSTCNFVSNEVLDRLLHGSPHLRLLDLRGCARITPAGLHDLPCQELEQLHLGLYGMSDRLTLAKEGSLLLTQKWCHTLQELDLSGQGFSERDLEQALAAFSGAPGGSHLALCSLNLRGTRVTASTVSAVISNCPGLLYLNLESCRCLPRGLKRAYRGAEEVQWCLRQLLTSLAPPS, encoded by the exons ATGGCTCCGGGTGTGGCCCGGCGGGCCCGGCAAAGGGTCCGGATCTTGCCGCTGGCCGGGGCGCGGAGCCGCTCGGCGGAGGACTGGTGGTGGGATCGGCTGGCCCCGAGCGGCTCCGGTTACCACCTGCTGCAGTCGGACAGCATGCTGCTGGTGTTGCCAGGTCCGGGGCCCGCCCGCCGCCGCGCTCAGAGGCGCGCCGCCCGCCGTGCTCAGCTGCTGCGGCTCCACGGGGCCCGCGCCGCTGAGGCCAAGGCCAAGCCCAGGACCGCACCCGCACCCGCGCCCGCACCGCAGCAGGAGCCCGACCCGGGCTGGGGCGACCGCATTCCCTTGGAAATCCTGCTGCAGATTTTCGGGCTGCTGGTGGCGGCGGATGGGCCTATACCCTTCCTTGGCAG GGCTGCACGCGTGTGCCGCCGCTGGCACGAGGCCGCCTCCCAGCCAGCGCTCTGGCACACCCTCACCCTGTCACCCCCGCTGGTTGGCCGCCCCGCCAAGAGTGGGACCAAGACTGAGAAGAAGCTTCTTACATCCCTGGAGTGGCTTATGCCCAGTCG GTTCTCACAGCTCCAGAGGCTGACTCTCATCCACTGGAAGTCTCAGGTACACCCTGTGTTGAAG CTGGTTAGCGAGTCCTGTCCCCGGCTCACCTTCCTCAAGCTTTCCGATTGCCACGGTGTGACCCCTGACACTCTGATCATGCTAGCCAAAGCCTGCCCCCAGCTCCACAGCCTGGACATACAGCATTCCATG GTGGAGTCCACGGCTGTGGTAAGCTTCTTGGAGGAGGCGGGGCCCCGAATGCGGAAGCTGTGGCTGACCTACAGCTCCCAGACGACAGCTATCTTGGGTGCACTGTTG GGCAGCTGCTGCCCACAACTCCAGCTCCTGGAGGTGAGCACAGGCCTCAACCACAACAGCACTCCCCTCCAGCTGCCTGTCGAGGCCCTGCAGAAAGGCTGCCCCCAGCTGCAG GTGTTGCGGCTGCTGAACCTCATGTGGCTTCCCAAGCCTTCCGGGCGAGCGACGCCTCCTGGCCCAGGCTTCCCCAGCCTTGAGGAGCTCTGCCTTGCCAGCTCCACCTGCAACTTTGTGAGCAACGAGGTCCTGGACCGCCTGCTCCACGGCTCCCCTCACCTGCGCTTGCTGGATCTCCGCGGCTGTGCTCGAATCACACCTGCTGGCCTGCATGACCTTCCATGTCAGG AGCTGGAGCAACTTCACCTGGGCCTGTATGGCATGTCAGACCGGCTGACTCTAGCCAAGGAGGGCAGCCTTCTGTTAACTCAGAAGTGGTGTCACACTCTGCAGGAGCTGGACTTGAGTGGCCAGGGCTTCAGTGAGAGGGACCTGGAGCAGGCCTTAGCTGCCTTCTCAGGCGCCCCCGGGGGCTCGCACCTGGCACTGTGCTCCCTCAACCTCCGGGGCACCCGGGTCACAGCAAGCACAGTCAG CGCTGTGATCAGCAACTGCCCGGGTCTGCTGTACCTCAACCTGGAGTCCTGCCGCTGCCTTCCCCGGGGCCTGAAGCGGGCCTACCGGGGCGCAGAGGAAGTCCAGTGGTGCCTGCGGCAGCTGCTCACCAGCCTGGCCCCTCCCAGCTAG
- the FBXL6 gene encoding F-box/LRR-repeat protein 6 isoform X3: MAPGVARRARQRVRILPLAGARSRSAEDWWWDRLAPSGSGYHLLQSDSMLLVLPGPGPARRRAQRRAARRAQLLRLHGARAAEAKAKPRTAPAPAPAPQQEPDPGWGDRIPLEILLQIFGLLVAADGPIPFLGRAARVCRRWHEAASQPALWHTLTLSPPLVGRPAKSGTKTEKKLLTSLEWLMPSRFSQLQRLTLIHWKSQVHPVLKLVSESCPRLTFLKLSDCHGVTPDTLIMLAKACPQLHSLDIQHSMVESTAVVSFLEEAGPRMRKLWLTYSSQTTAILGALLVCWSRAGAELGAEPGTARPPTLCSPPPLQGSCCPQLQLLEVSTGLNHNSTPLQLPVEALQKGCPQLQVLRLLNLMWLPKPSGRATPPGPGFPSLEELCLASSTCNFVSNEVLDRLLHGSPHLRLLDLRGCARITPAGLHDLPCQELEQLHLGLYGMSDRLTLAKEGSLLLTQKWCHTLQELDLSGQGFSERDLEQALAAFSGAPGGSHLALCSLNLRGTRVTASTVSAVISNCPGLLYLNLESCRCLPRGLKRAYRGAEEVQWCLRQLLTSLAPPS; the protein is encoded by the exons ATGGCTCCGGGTGTGGCCCGGCGGGCCCGGCAAAGGGTCCGGATCTTGCCGCTGGCCGGGGCGCGGAGCCGCTCGGCGGAGGACTGGTGGTGGGATCGGCTGGCCCCGAGCGGCTCCGGTTACCACCTGCTGCAGTCGGACAGCATGCTGCTGGTGTTGCCAGGTCCGGGGCCCGCCCGCCGCCGCGCTCAGAGGCGCGCCGCCCGCCGTGCTCAGCTGCTGCGGCTCCACGGGGCCCGCGCCGCTGAGGCCAAGGCCAAGCCCAGGACCGCACCCGCACCCGCGCCCGCACCGCAGCAGGAGCCCGACCCGGGCTGGGGCGACCGCATTCCCTTGGAAATCCTGCTGCAGATTTTCGGGCTGCTGGTGGCGGCGGATGGGCCTATACCCTTCCTTGGCAG GGCTGCACGCGTGTGCCGCCGCTGGCACGAGGCCGCCTCCCAGCCAGCGCTCTGGCACACCCTCACCCTGTCACCCCCGCTGGTTGGCCGCCCCGCCAAGAGTGGGACCAAGACTGAGAAGAAGCTTCTTACATCCCTGGAGTGGCTTATGCCCAGTCG GTTCTCACAGCTCCAGAGGCTGACTCTCATCCACTGGAAGTCTCAGGTACACCCTGTGTTGAAG CTGGTTAGCGAGTCCTGTCCCCGGCTCACCTTCCTCAAGCTTTCCGATTGCCACGGTGTGACCCCTGACACTCTGATCATGCTAGCCAAAGCCTGCCCCCAGCTCCACAGCCTGGACATACAGCATTCCATG GTGGAGTCCACGGCTGTGGTAAGCTTCTTGGAGGAGGCGGGGCCCCGAATGCGGAAGCTGTGGCTGACCTACAGCTCCCAGACGACAGCTATCTTGGGTGCACTGTTGGTATGTTGGTCACGGGCAGGAGCAGAGCTGGGTGCTGAGCCAGGGACTGCCAGGCCTCCGACCCTGTGTTCTCCCCCACCTCTACAGGGCAGCTGCTGCCCACAACTCCAGCTCCTGGAGGTGAGCACAGGCCTCAACCACAACAGCACTCCCCTCCAGCTGCCTGTCGAGGCCCTGCAGAAAGGCTGCCCCCAGCTGCAG GTGTTGCGGCTGCTGAACCTCATGTGGCTTCCCAAGCCTTCCGGGCGAGCGACGCCTCCTGGCCCAGGCTTCCCCAGCCTTGAGGAGCTCTGCCTTGCCAGCTCCACCTGCAACTTTGTGAGCAACGAGGTCCTGGACCGCCTGCTCCACGGCTCCCCTCACCTGCGCTTGCTGGATCTCCGCGGCTGTGCTCGAATCACACCTGCTGGCCTGCATGACCTTCCATGTCAGG AGCTGGAGCAACTTCACCTGGGCCTGTATGGCATGTCAGACCGGCTGACTCTAGCCAAGGAGGGCAGCCTTCTGTTAACTCAGAAGTGGTGTCACACTCTGCAGGAGCTGGACTTGAGTGGCCAGGGCTTCAGTGAGAGGGACCTGGAGCAGGCCTTAGCTGCCTTCTCAGGCGCCCCCGGGGGCTCGCACCTGGCACTGTGCTCCCTCAACCTCCGGGGCACCCGGGTCACAGCAAGCACAGTCAG CGCTGTGATCAGCAACTGCCCGGGTCTGCTGTACCTCAACCTGGAGTCCTGCCGCTGCCTTCCCCGGGGCCTGAAGCGGGCCTACCGGGGCGCAGAGGAAGTCCAGTGGTGCCTGCGGCAGCTGCTCACCAGCCTGGCCCCTCCCAGCTAG